The nucleotide sequence CCGTTGTGACAGAAGCAACAAACCGGTACCTTCGCACACAGAAAAAAGGCGAGATTGTCGTTGAAAACATCACGATTTATTTTATGAAGCCTGTTCAGATGGACAGTATGCTTGAAGTGCATCCGAAGATCCTTGAAGTCGGGCGCAAGTTCGGAAAGATTGATGTAGAAGTATTCAGCAGCGGAGTGGCAGTAGGCAAAGCCATGCTGATGGTGCAGCTGATTGAGAGAAGCTGAATATATGCAAAAAAGCAGGCAGGGAAAACGAAAGGTTTTCCTGCCTGCTTTTTTGAACGGTCAGCCTTCCCTTGCTTCTTTTGCAGCGTGAGGAAGATAGTGCTTATAGGCTTTGTAGCCGGCCCAGCTGCTGGCAAGTCCGACAACCATAAAAATAATTCCAACGATCAATGAAACCGTTGAATGAAATAAAAACAGCTGGTTCAGGCCGAACAAAAACACAAATACACCCAGTGCGATGCTCGATTTTGCAGAGAGCCACTGTTTTTCCATCGGCTTTCTAGTTCTGTAAAACTTCACTTTATAGAAAAGATAAAAAGAGAAGGCAAATACGATCAGAATGACAAGTACAGGCATTAAGAATAACCTCCATAGTAAACTTACATCCTCTATTTTAATCATTCTTGCGCAGGATTGCTATAACCAAAGACAAGATTCGCTTTCTGCCCGGACGGTTTTATGCTTTAATTAGTCTATAATCAGGTTCGAAAAGGAGACTACATATGAAACAGGAAATTCTGTCAGAGATTAAGCAGTATGAAACAATCATCATTCACCGCCACGTTCGTCCTGATCCCGATGCATACGGGTCGCAATGCGGACTGGCAGAGATCATCAAGGCTTCTTTCCCGGAAAAGAACGTCCTTGCAGCGGGACTTGGTGAACCCTCACTCGAATTTTTATATAAAATGGACACCGTGAAAGACAGTGACTACGAGGGTGCGCTCGTGATTGTCTGCGACACCGCCAATCAGGAGCGTGTGTGTGACCAGCGCTACAATACCGGTGCAAAGCTCATAAAGATTGATCATCATCCAAATGAAGATCCTTATGGAGACCTTCTTTGGGTCGATACGTCCGCCAGTTCTGTCAGTGAAATGATTTATGAATTTTATCTTGCGGGCAAAGAAGACGGGCTTGTTATGCCTGACAAAGCAGCAGAGCTGATTTATGCGGGAATTGTCGGCGATACGGGCAGATTCCTTTTTCCAAGCACGACGAAAAAAACATTAAGATACGCCAGTGAGCTTGTTGAGTATGATTTTTCGTTTACGGGCATTTATGATGAGATGTATAAGACAAAATATAATGCGGCTAAGCTCAGCGGCTATGTGCTGCAGAATTTCAAGCTGTCGTCATCGGGTGCTGCTTCCATGATCCTGACGAAAGAGATCCTGGAGCAATTTGAAGTGAGTGCTTCTGAGGCTTCACAGCTGGTGGGCATGCTTGGCAATATTGAAGGTCTTCGGGCATGGGTCTTTTTTGTAGAAGAAGCAGATCAAATCAGAGTAAGGCTTAGATCCAAAGGTCCGGTTATTAATGAACTGGCAAAAAAATACCGCGGCGGCGGCCATCCGCTTGCTTCAGGTGCATCTGTTACAAGCTGGGAAGAAGCGGATCAGGTTCTTTCAGATCTTGAAAGCATTTGCCGGAGCTTTCAATAAACAAGATAAATGAACTTATTTCACAGGGATAAACCAGTACCCGAATTCAGTTGAATCTTCGTGAAAGGTCAGTCCCTGTGCAAGAAGTTCTTTTTTAATCAGTGAAGCAAGCTCGTTTGACTCCGCATAAGCTGAGTAGCCTTCTTTCAGGCGTGCCGCTTTTTCCCGGGCCATCTGTTTGTGGTTTAAGACATACATCCTCATTCCTCCTGATTTTGGGTTTGCTGCTATTACCATTCTACCCGAAAGGCAGGAAGGAGTGCGGGTAAATTAATTGAAATTTCTAAAAATAAACCATTCGGTTCCCGCGGCAAGGTTCATTGGTCCCGTTTTCTATTTTGCGAATGAGACTTTAAGCTCGATTGAGAGGGTGGTGTATATGAACATTTCCTCAATTTCGACCCGGTACTGCTTGTCATCGATTTTATATACTTTGTTTTCAACCGCTTTTTTCATCAGCTTTCTCGTTTTATAAACACTTTCCAGATCCTTTGCCAAAACATCAGATACATCTTCTTTCACCTGATCCTCAATCATAAATGTCATCAGGGACGTAAACTGATAGCGTTCCCCGTTCATTAAGGTCACGCTGATCTTCTGCACCCGGAGTTTTTCCTGAGTGATTTTATTCAGATTCTGAATCTCCTCATAGTAGCTTTTATTTGTCTGTTTCAAATCTTCAATTGTGTATGTCTGTTCTTCAATTTTTGTCACCAGCTTCTCCTGCCACTCGCCGTATATATAAAGGAAGATGCACCAGCTGATGATGGCTCCGAGCACCATGCCTCCAAAAAGCCGCTGCCAGGATGGGCGTCTGTATAATGGAGGAATTCTCATTCCGGTGTCTCCTGCGTCAGCCATAAGATCAGGAGCCAGCCGGTCTGCGCGCCGCCCATGGCTGAAATGATCAGCAGGACCTGTTTAATTACATCACGCGTTTCTCCTTCAAAAAA is from Bacillus sp. FSL H8-0547 and encodes:
- the ytrI gene encoding sporulation membrane protein YtrI, coding for MRIPPLYRRPSWQRLFGGMVLGAIISWCIFLYIYGEWQEKLVTKIEEQTYTIEDLKQTNKSYYEEIQNLNKITQEKLRVQKISVTLMNGERYQFTSLMTFMIEDQVKEDVSDVLAKDLESVYKTRKLMKKAVENKVYKIDDKQYRVEIEEMFIYTTLSIELKVSFAK
- a CDS encoding YtpI family protein, which translates into the protein MPVLVILIVFAFSFYLFYKVKFYRTRKPMEKQWLSAKSSIALGVFVFLFGLNQLFLFHSTVSLIVGIIFMVVGLASSWAGYKAYKHYLPHAAKEAREG
- a CDS encoding bifunctional oligoribonuclease/PAP phosphatase NrnA: MKQEILSEIKQYETIIIHRHVRPDPDAYGSQCGLAEIIKASFPEKNVLAAGLGEPSLEFLYKMDTVKDSDYEGALVIVCDTANQERVCDQRYNTGAKLIKIDHHPNEDPYGDLLWVDTSASSVSEMIYEFYLAGKEDGLVMPDKAAELIYAGIVGDTGRFLFPSTTKKTLRYASELVEYDFSFTGIYDEMYKTKYNAAKLSGYVLQNFKLSSSGAASMILTKEILEQFEVSASEASQLVGMLGNIEGLRAWVFFVEEADQIRVRLRSKGPVINELAKKYRGGGHPLASGASVTSWEEADQVLSDLESICRSFQ